Below is a genomic region from Spirosoma radiotolerans.
AGCTCCTCTGGGCATCCACGTAACCAGTGTAGAACCCGGCGGCTTCCGAACCGACTGGGCTGGCGATTCCATGAGCTATGCTGCGCCCGTAGAAGGCTACGAAAATACGGTTGATCAACGCGCTGACTTCATCAGAGGAGGCTCCTTTGTACCCATGGGCGACCCAGCCAAAGCCGCCACCGCGATGATCAACCTGATTGGGCAGCCTAAGCCGCCCGTGCACCTGATCCTGGGCAGTGAAGCGGTCGCCATTCTTAAACAGGCCGACGCCAACAGAAAAGCGGAGCTTGAGGCCTGGGAATCGGTAAGTCTGTCTACTGATCATATCGATGCCATTAACTTTCTGGATACGGAACAAGGGCAGGCGATGATCAATCGCTAGAGTGGCGTATTCACTACCTAATAAACAAACGACGACCATGAATAAAACCATTATCCTAACCGGAGCCTCCTCCGGTATAGGGAAAGCAGCCGCTAAAAAATTCGCAGCCGAAGGCTGGAACGTGATTGCTACCATGCGAAATCCGCAGCAAGAACAAGAATTAACTCAACTCCCAAATGTGCTGGTTACTAAACTGGATGTACAGGACCCAGCCAGCATTGACAGTGCCATTCAGGCAGGAATTGGCCGGTTTGGCCAGATCGACGCCGTTGTCAATAACGCCGGGTACGGGCAGAACGGGGTGTTTGAGGCCATTACGCCAGAGCAGATCCAACAACAATTCGACGTGAATGTATTCGGGGTTATGAACGTGATTCGGGCTCTGCTCCCTCATTTTCGCCAGCAAAAGTCGGGCTTGATTCTCAACATCAGTTCGGGCGCGGGTCGGTTTACCTTACCGTTGATTTCGCTGTATGCAGCCTCGAAGTTTGCGCTGGAAGGCTTTTCAGAAGCGCTCTCCTTTGAGCTGTCTACGCTCAACATTATCGTTAAGATTATTGAACCGGGAGGTACCGAAACGAACTTCAGCAAGGTCACCCGTGAACAATTTGCACACGACCCCAGTCTGGCCGACTACACCCCGTTTACCGAAGCCGCAGGCAAGATGTTTGCGGGTATGGTGGCCGCCAGGCTGGTAACCGCCGACGATGTTGCCGAAACCATTTATATGGCTGCCACCGATGGCACCGACACACTTCGGTATGCTGTGGGCAATGCTGACTTTCAGAAACGATTGACGGCCAGAGCTGAACTACCCGACCAGGCGTATATTAACGTCATCCGGGAAGGCTTTACGCGGTTTATGCCTCAAATTTAAGTAACACTAAATCAGCAGGGTTGTAACGAATTTGGGCAACCCTGCTGTTTACCAGATACCCTAGCTCGCTAAACATGCCTGAACTCAAGAAAATTGACCGGCTTCCACAAATCGTCTATTCCTGCTATTTCACCAGAAGTCGGGAAGGCGAACAATTCGTACCCGAACATATTTTTAGCTACCAGATTGCCGGTACGCTTACCATGAACGATGGCCATAATGATTACACGTTTAGGGAAGGCGATTTCCGGTTCAGCCGACGCAATCAGCTGATTAAATTCGTTAAGCAACCACCCGCCGATGGTGAATTCAAGGCGCTGTCTATTTATCTGGATCAGGAAACGTTACGTAAGTTCAGCCTGGACTATGGCTACACCGCGGAGCCACATCAGGAAGGGAATCCCATTTTGGAATTGACACCTAATGCGCTGTATAAAAGTTACATGGACTCCCTGTTGCCTTATTTGCAGGCCGAACAGCCCATTAACGAAAACCTTCAGGCGCTAAAGTTGAACGAAGCGATCTTGATTCTGCTCCAGGCAAATCCGGGATTAAAAGATATTCTATTCGATTTTTCGGAACCGGGCAAACTAGATCTGGAAGGCTTCATGAATAAAAACTTTCACTTCAACGTAGAATTGAAGCGATTTGCTTATTTGACAGGCCGAAGCCTGGCCACATTCAAGCGGGATTTTGAAAAGATTTTTCACAGCACTCCCAGCCGGTGGATCCAGCAACGCAGGCTCCAGGAAGCCTATTATCTGATTAAAGAAAAAGGCAAAGCACCTTCCGATGTGTATCTGGAACTCGGTTTTGAAGATCTCTCCCATTTCTCCTTCGCCTTTAAAAAGACGTACGGCCTTTCACCCTCGAAAATCTAGGCTGGGTTTTGGGTAAACCTTATCCTGTATGGCTGTGAAGCGGATTAACTATGCGCTTTTTTATCCGCTACCACACGCAGGCAAAGGCATTTTCTTTTCGGCAACGTTGACAGGAATAAAAGCCGTCAGAAACGAGCAAAAAGCGAACGCTGCGAATTACCTTCGTCGGTGGATAGCTGGTTCGTCTACTTTTCGATAGGGAGAGTCAGCTACTTATCATAATCTGACAACCTTTACCCAATGAAACACAGTGCATTACCCATGTGGGTGCTGGTGCCCCTGCTCGCGCTATCAACGATGGTAGCCTGCCACCGGCAACTTTCCACCTCAACAACCTATTACCCACCCAAAGGCGACAACTGGGCTCACCTTGCTCCCGAAAAAGCAGGCATGGATAAAGCCTTACTCGATGAAGCCGTGGCCTTCGCCAAAACGCAGGAAACAACCCAAATGGCACCCGACTTCTCGACCCAGGAAGAGATTTTCGGTAAGCTCCTCGGCCCCATGCCAACCAGCCGGGCGGCAACCAATGGCATCGTGTTGCGGCATGGGTATATCGTGGCCGAGTGGGGCGATACTCAACGCCCGGACCCAACGTACAGCGTCGCCAAGAGTGTCTTGTCGACGGTGACAGGCATTACCATTGAGCGGGGCATGATTCCCAATGTTCACGATCCGGTGGCCAACCTGATCCACGATGGCGGCTATGAATCGGCCCAAAATAAAGGCATTACCTGGGAGAATCATCTTCAGCAAACCAGCGAATGGGAAGGATCGCTTTGGGGAAAGAACAGTGACTTTGTCGGGAAAGAAGCGTTTGGGAAAGGCGAACGCAAACCTCGCACGCTTCAAAAGCCCGGCGCTTATTATGAGTACAATGATGTTCGTATCAATCGGATGGCCCTTTCGCTGCTCCGGTTATGGAAAAAACCACTGCCCGAGGTGGTGCGCGACGAGATCATGAACCCAATTGGCGCGTCGGATAGCTGGCAGTACATTCCTTATCCTAATGCGATGGCCGATGTTGATGGCAAGTCGATGCCGTCGGTGAGTGGCGGAACCCGCTGGGGCGGTGGCCTGCGCAT
It encodes:
- a CDS encoding SDR family oxidoreductase, translating into MNKTIILTGASSGIGKAAAKKFAAEGWNVIATMRNPQQEQELTQLPNVLVTKLDVQDPASIDSAIQAGIGRFGQIDAVVNNAGYGQNGVFEAITPEQIQQQFDVNVFGVMNVIRALLPHFRQQKSGLILNISSGAGRFTLPLISLYAASKFALEGFSEALSFELSTLNIIVKIIEPGGTETNFSKVTREQFAHDPSLADYTPFTEAAGKMFAGMVAARLVTADDVAETIYMAATDGTDTLRYAVGNADFQKRLTARAELPDQAYINVIREGFTRFMPQI
- a CDS encoding helix-turn-helix domain-containing protein codes for the protein MPELKKIDRLPQIVYSCYFTRSREGEQFVPEHIFSYQIAGTLTMNDGHNDYTFREGDFRFSRRNQLIKFVKQPPADGEFKALSIYLDQETLRKFSLDYGYTAEPHQEGNPILELTPNALYKSYMDSLLPYLQAEQPINENLQALKLNEAILILLQANPGLKDILFDFSEPGKLDLEGFMNKNFHFNVELKRFAYLTGRSLATFKRDFEKIFHSTPSRWIQQRRLQEAYYLIKEKGKAPSDVYLELGFEDLSHFSFAFKKTYGLSPSKI
- a CDS encoding serine hydrolase domain-containing protein — protein: MKHSALPMWVLVPLLALSTMVACHRQLSTSTTYYPPKGDNWAHLAPEKAGMDKALLDEAVAFAKTQETTQMAPDFSTQEEIFGKLLGPMPTSRAATNGIVLRHGYIVAEWGDTQRPDPTYSVAKSVLSTVTGITIERGMIPNVHDPVANLIHDGGYESAQNKGITWENHLQQTSEWEGSLWGKNSDFVGKEAFGKGERKPRTLQKPGAYYEYNDVRINRMALSLLRLWKKPLPEVVRDEIMNPIGASDSWQYIPYPNAMADVDGKSMPSVSGGTRWGGGLRISARDEARFGYLFLRQGRWQNRQIVSADWVKQATTPSPVGPDYGYLWWLNTGTSSTGKKAWPDAPASSYAALGAGSNTVWVDPEHDIVIVWRWHNGSPNELIKRVLAAVKK